The DNA region acaggcataccttggagatagtGTGGGTTCAGTTTCAGACCACCACCATAAAGTACACAAATTTTCttgtttcccagtgcacataaaagttaGGTTTACACTATAAtgcagtctattaagtgtgcaacagcattatgtctaaaaaactaTGTatgtactttaatttaaaaatagtttattgctGAAAAAGGCTAACCAACATCtcagccttcagtgagttgtaatcttttttcaGTAGtatgagttgtaatcttttttcaatagtaacatcaaaggcCACTGATTACAGATCACCGAAACAAGTATTATACAGTAATGATGGAAAAGTctgaattaccaaaatatgacagaaacatgaagtgagcaaatgttgttggaaaaatggtgccgacAGACTTTCCCGACACAGCGTTGccgcaaaccttcaatttgtttttttttttaaaaaaaggcaatatCTGGAAAGCACAATAAAAGGTATGCCTGCATTAGAAATCCACTTTTAGTGTATAGCTATAACTGCCTTTTGACAATTTTTAGAAATGGTCAAAATTCTGAATAACTACTAAATTACACACTGGGGTTTTGCCAACCTGAGTGCTATGTAAAAACATATTTCTACAAGTCtcttgaaaatggaaaaatattgatAGGTCTTCTCTCATTTCCTCTTATAGGGTACTCATAGAAATGAAGAATGTAGAAATGAAGTCAATGAGCACATACATTACACCAGGGCATACAAATGAAGTCAAAGATGCCTTTAAGCTCTCTAATTTTTAGAGAACACCACCATTATTGCAAGAACTTACAGCCCATTTTACTTGagataaaaaagtaattaatttacTTACCACTATTACTGTTGCTCTGCAACttcaatttacttttttctttggcACTCCTGCTGAGAACCCCATTGGGTTTTAAATCTTCTTCTATTTCACCTTTTCTCTTCTGAAGatcattttgcttctttttgtaaGTTGGCTTAGGTTGCCTTTTAGTCCTTTGCTCTGATTTGCTTTCACTTTCGTCTGAATCTCCACTTTCAGAGCCAGATTCATAAGTTCGTTTGGCTTTTCTCCTATTGACTTTATCATCTTTTACAAATTTATCAACTATGATCTTACTATCTACACTATTTTGTAGATCATTCGATGTAGAGGCTATTAAATTGACAGAACATGGCTTAATAATTTCTGATACAGAATTCcctgaattttccattttattagtatttttatcttcttctgAATGTCTTGTAAGCCAGGCCTTTTTCAGTTTAGTATGGTAGTTTGGTTGACTTGTCTGGGATGCTTGCCCATTTCCTACAGAGTTTGCTTTGTTAATTGTACTACAGACTACGGTGCTATCCAAGAGAGGGGAGGCTGAAGATGTCTGATTTTTCACAGCATTAGGCTCAGCCTCACTGACATTACTACTTTTATACTGAGCTGCAGCCAGTGCTGCCTTGTgcttttttaaatggataaaatcAGTTGTGCCTGAGAACCCAGAGCTGGATTGAACAGCACTTCCTGTCTTACTACTGGCTGGTGTAACTGGAGCTGTCGTGCTGACCCTGCATTCTTGTGTTTGAGCCACTGAATGACTGACACTTTTTGAAGAGGTACATTCTAAAGATTTAGAGGCCAAAATGGTATTTGATAAAGAGTAAATTATTTCTGAACCACCCCAGCTGGAAACACTGGTGGTAGTGGCAGCAGATGTGAATATATCCGTTTTGGTATTACACATTGTATTTACAGCAGACATGACTGAACTGGGAACACTGCCCTGTGAGACAGCCTGATAGTTTTTTTCGGATTTTATGTGAGCACTGTCTGAATTCACACTTGGCAGAATGATTCTTCCACTCTCTCCAGCTTCTGCTGATTTGAAGCAATCTGTTTGATTTGCCCCAATTGAAGATCTTTCACTAACTCGATCTTTGGAAGCTAACTGCATTGCTGGCATGCTATCAAGTTTTGCACTAGAAGGTGGACGTACAATGACAGATGCCATAGCAGCCTGTGACTTTCCGCTGCTTTTCTCCACATGCCATTCAGCTTTCTCTTTGCTGAGGTTATTATTAGATTTCCACATTTCTGTCAAACTCTGTTcagaagaactcttaaaatttgcCTGAGTGTCTTTAGGCTCAGGAATCAGAGTTGGAGGCTTTTGTGATTCTTGAACCTTCCCACCAGCATTTACAGGCATCACTGGAGTTAATGTTGGAGGGGAAAGGCTACTATAgctgctttcctttctctccaggCTATGATGGATTGGTGGGTGAAATACGGGTGCTCTATGTAAAGCAGGCATACTCCGGAGTGTATTTGTAGAAGAAACTGTCAAATGAGTAGGACTCCTACAATCATTTCTGAAAGTTGTTACTGAGTGAGAAGCAATTTGATGGGGCAGATGTTCTGGTACCTTGCCTACTAAACCTTCACTTTCCGGTTGGTGTTTAATCAAAGGTGGAGGCTTTGAAAGAGATGATATAAACGAAGTCAGAGTCTGAGGGTTAGCTGTTGCTGCTCCAAGGGTATTACTCTGTTTTTCAGTGTAAATATTTGAAACCTCTTTGGATGGGTATGACCTCGGTGGTTCATTGACTACACTATTAGACAATGTAGTGAAATAGTTACTTTGAGGCAAACTCTGAGGCACTGAATGCTTCATCTTATAAAGATCTGATACTGAACATtctacatctttgtcttgtttgatGACATGGCTTTTAGGGCTAGAAGATGATGATGCTACTCTGGAATAATTATCTCTCTCACCCTCAAGCCCCTTGATTTTAGTTGTAAAGGGAGCAACATCAATACTTTCTTGAAGAATTCGACGGTGTTCCTCCTTATATTTGTTTAATCTCTCTGTAGTCTCCTGGGGTGGTCTCTGTAATTGATTCAATACAGGATCCACAAAATGCCTATGCAAGTGACCATCTTTTCCTGTCTGTGACCTATTTAGATCCAGGTCATTTTTGGCTGATGTGGATGCAACAGAACGCAATGGTTCAATAAAAGCTTTCCTCTCCAATTCTCTGCAAAGAAAATACATGAAGGTTTCTGTAAACACTTTTTCTTGTATAATACAAATATAGCTTCTATGCGTTACTATTCTATCATAAAAGTGAAACACGACTTTGCATGTGCTAtaatattattaagaaaattaaaggaatataaaaacagaagaatAGTACTTATTATTCAGCCCAGTTTTAAGACATTTGTTAAAATTATCTATTTATAAACTGAAttaagaaaaactataaaaaacaaattttaagcaTTGGTGAACTTACTCTTTATGATGATCTACTAAACATTTTGTCAATGGTGGACTGGAATGTGCTGTAATTTTAAGAGGCCGATGAGGCTCTGCACTGGAAGGTCTGACAGGAATGTGACTAAGTAATCCAATACCATCTGCTGAGGTCACAGGGGTAGGCTGATGTAACCAAGGACTgggagaattctatcaaaaaaatttttaaaaatcatccttcAGTTACTAGAAAAAACTAAACACAGTATCACAGCAGGACTTTAACAGTATATTTATGAAGTATGTGACATACTAATATAGCAgtatatttattaagtattttatgagAAATATCCAAATAAGTAACTAACAAGAGTTATATGGATTTTTCCatatgatgaaaaaaatcaatcagcattaaaatagttatttccagggaattccctggcagtctagtggttaggactctgcacttccactgcagggggcatgggtttgatccctggttggggaactaatatcctgcatgctgtgcggtgttgccaaaaaaaaaaagttatttccagAAATTTATTTACTGATTGCAGATCTTGAAATCATTGCCTTTAACTTACAAATGATGTACAGAGAACCTAGCTTTTAAGATTTCCTAAGATTCTAACACCAAAAGACTATATGCTGCtaatataaaaaaacagaaaacatgttGCTAAAATACATTTCACCAGATTTCATCAAGTTTATTTGCCAATTTTTCTcgtcaaaaataatttttcccgggcttccctggtggcgcagtggttgagagtccgtctgccaatgcagaggacacaggtttgtgccccagtacgggaagatcccacatgccgcggagcggctgggcccgtgagccatggccgctgacctgcacacctggagcctgtgctccgcaacgggagaggccacaagagtgagaggctcgcgtactgaaaaagaaaaaaaaaaaaaaaaaaaaaaaaaaaaaaatatatatatatatatatatatatatatatataaaatataaaataaaataaggtctcAATTCTACAAGATCCAGAAATCTGAAGTTATACAGATTACAAGGGTACCtgtatatacctatatacatataacagaatattactcagcttaaaaaaggaaatcctgttacatgctacaacatggatgaacttcgaggacattatgctacatgaaatacCGTATGAGTCCACTCAAATGAAGTATCTAAAGCAGAcgatcatagagacagaaagtagaaaggtggGCGCCAAGAACTCAGGGGGAAGGGGAATTAGTATTTCATGGgcagagttttagttttgcaagatgaaagagTTCCAGATATCTGTtgaacaacaatgtgaatatacttaacactactaaactgtacactttagaatggttaaataaatttaatgttgtggcttttaccacaataaaaataaataaataaaatgtgttttgaaaGATTCTGGGGAATACCTGAAGAGCATCCTGGTCCACGCCAAGGATTAAGTTGCCTCCTAGAGTTTAACAGTGACACCCAATCCCCCAGTTTTCAGAATGGGGCTGGTAATGCCCTCAACAACCATTTCTTAGCATGGAAAATTAATCTGGCTAGAAAAACCACACAGCGcatgaaggaagaagaaagagcccTGTCCCCCACCTTCAGCAATACTTTGTCAGGCAGAGAGACTCTCAGCCCCATCTTCACTCCCAAATATCAGGATTCTCCAGCCTCGGCACCCTTAAGAGAACTAGGGGCTTAGAGAATCAAAGCTTGTAGTATACATCAATATAATGTATCTAACTGGGAAATATAACAATTTGTCTTTTAAGAATAACTTGATTATACATATCAAGAGCCTTacaattttacataaattttatatccagaagtttcacttctaggaatttacctgAGCAAAATAATTATGGATATATACCATAATTAGTTATGAAGACTAAGTATATAAGAAATAACTTAAGAGGTTTActtctttaaattgttttttaaaaaaaataggctttTCTGAAATTTTAGCTTTACAGTTCCAAAGTTACTAAGCATCAAACGTTtcatcataattaaaaaaataactgtttcAAAAATTCtagcatattttataataagaaatctaaaaaattaaTGGGATATTGAAAAAAGCACTTGTACATATGTTGATTAATAAATATATGACATGAGGTAAACCACAGCTTAACTTACCCTCCTTAACGAAGATTCAGCATTAACTGCATTTTCTGGGTGAACCCACTTAGAAGAAGGCAGACCAAGTCCTGAGTATGCATGTGTTCCATTTGGATATTGCCAAATAATTGGATAAAGTCCCAGCTGATTATATGAAGCAGATGGGTGGGCTTGTCCAAGAAGATGAGGTGACTGGTGCTGTAACAACTGTTGCTGTTGCTGGTGCGCTAGTGCTAAGTGGCTTAAGCTGCTGGCATGAGCAGTCTCCAGTCGTGGGTGGCCACCAAGTAAGGAGGCAGTAGGCACTCCAGGTAACACAGCAGGAAGTAAATGAGGGTGATGAACAGAATGGTGTGGACCACTAGTCAGAGGATGAGTGTTAATGGTAGGTAATGGAGTTTGACTGGATGATCCAGCCAGTAAGTGGGGTGCAGGACTTAAGGCAGGGTGATGGGTACCTGGATTTAAACACGTTCTATGGGATGAAGAATGAAGAGGAAAAGGATGCTGGCTTAAGAAAGGTGAAATGTGATTAGCTCCTGTATCTGACCCGACAAGTGCAGGATCTCTGTAAACTGTGAAATGCTCATTTTTATCAATGATAAGAGGGCTTTTTGTAGTTTCTAATGTACTGCCTCTAGTAGGAACCGGATGAAAGCTGCATCTTGATAACTCATGTTCTATCTTATTTGCCAGTCTTCTTTCACCAGCAGTTTGGCTGTTTGCAAAAGTGGGCTTAGACTTTACAGAATCAGGGGAATGGTTAATTTTAGGTTTAACAACTTCAGGTGAGGGATTGGATTTTGTCTTATGAGCATCTACTGAAGTATTAAGTTTAGATTTTATAGTTTCTGGGGGTGGACTTCGCTTATGCAGCTTATCTTCTGTGACAGAAACTGCACTAAGAGAAGATATGTAAGAGAcatactgatttttctctttttccatattCAGGTTTTCATTTCCTGAAGAAGCATTCCTAACATTTGATTGGGTTAAATCTACTTTAACTACATCACTGACCCAGCTCTGGTCAGAATCTTGGTTTGCTGTTTCCAAGTATTTTGTATTTGTGACTGAATGTTTTGAATCACAAATGTTAGGATCCATTTTCTGAAGTGTCTGAAGGCCAAAGGTACTTGAGTTTTCCTGAGCCACCTTTTCCGTATTAGTGTCATTCGTAATATCAATAACACATTTTGGTGTGGGTGGTCTGGATACAAACTTCTCCTTTGGTAATAattccactgtgtgtgttttctccATATTGCGTTCCTGAAGAAGTAAATCATTAGAATTATGATCAGAAAGTGTGGCCTGTTCTGATGAACGGATAATCATTTTTTCTTGAATCTGAGAGTCAACAGacttctgtttctctgtttcttcatgttTTTTATCTTCCTGTATTTGATCCCAGGGAGGCTGGCTATCTATTAGTGTCTCTTCTCCTGCCTTCTCATTATTCTGGgattttccttcttctccattTATCTttgaagtgtttttatttttcaactcattCTCTGGCTTCTGCTCTGAGGAATTATTTATTATTCTCTTATTTGAATTTTCTGAGTCACTGCTCTCAGAAAAGTCTGAAACATTGTCGGTTCGCAGTCTTTTCATATTTAGTTTCTTTTCATCCTCCTCAGGTTTCCTTCTTTTGTTCATCACCTGTTTGTTTttacctttaggattttctataagatttaaaaaaagaacagttttatctttcaaattaatattaaataagcatattttaaatgtatttttgttttatatgttctCATGCCCTTTAAAAAAGGTAGGTCCTACCTCCTCGTGCTATATAATCatatttttcctccttcatcttctcttcatcTGGTATACTGCTATCTGAGCCCTTCCTCTTATTTGGACGAATATTTCTTTGTTGCTGGTGTGAATTCTGTTTTGGTACAGCAGCTTGGGAGTTCATTGCTGGTCTGGGACTATTTGCTTGGGCACGTGTATAATGACCCTAAAAATAACCAATTAACAATGATTGTTCACTACCGGATCCTAAGTAatttaagggaaaatattttaccataatCCATCACTAACAACATACATACGTGAACAGTGTTGTTATTTTGACTGGCACGAGACCTTCGCCGTGATGTAATGCCAATATTTTCACCTTTTAACAAAGAGTGAACAACATCATCTAGAAAGGTCATTTGAACCATAGAAGGATCGACATTCTGTGGTTCTAGTACCTAATCCATGacacaaaacaagaacaaaaattaaatccaatCAGCTAGCCAATGTGATATTAGGTACAATTTCTTTACTGAGCAGAGATGTTTAGAAATCAGTTTGAGATACTGTCAGACTTACAATAAATCAACTTTAACCATTAAAGATAAGGCTACTGTTTCACAtgttaactaaaaattaaaaagcaaatacaTCTATTGCAAGTATACCTTGCAAAACAAGGATTAGAGTTATTCAAGAGTATACTGCCAAGtcataaaatgtatttcaaaaataaaaagtaattttcaaaaacagctgtaaaataaaacaagaaggtAGAGCAtgacaggaattccctggcggtccagtggttgggacttggtgctttcactgctggggcctgggttcaatccctggttggggaactaagatcctgaaagctgcatggtgtggccaaaaaaaaaaaagaagaagaaagtagagCATGGGAAGCAGAAAAGGACAAAAATCATATAAATGAATAATAGTTTTAAAGACAGGTTAAAGaaagaactattttaaaaactaaaggcAATTTTGTGCTTCACTGAGAGGTCAAAGTTTGTtagcttttaaggaaaaaaattaaataaaattaaatgatatagTTTATTTAGCATTTTGACTAGAATTTTAACCAAAGCATCTGCATTGTTTATAGAGGGGGTTCTCATTTATTCAGACACCCTCCACAATCCACTCAGGTAGGAAGGTGTAAATATCTATTTTCTGGGGTAAATACAGTACAGCTTTAAAAGATTTGAAATTAAGAATTTGACAGACTGTTAACTTAAAACTCCCTATGAAATTCATATCCTTAACATTCACCATATTCGCTATAAAACTTAAGGGAGCATCCCAACTCTGGAATTTGATGTAAAAAGAACTTCAGTGTACATTAAAGTTTTCATTCGTGAAAAGAAACcatttgggaaatatttttattactggaGAGGCAGAAAAACTGAGACTTTAAGAAAGTTTTAGCTGAcctactgataaaaaaaaaaagactaaacaaaTAAGAGTTTGATGCCTCCATTTCAGGGACTGATTTTATCAGTGTTGAAATAAATTTGGCATCACTATCTCGCTGTGACCTCAAGTGACCTCTATGTAACATCAGACACATTTGAACTTATTAGGATTACATGACTGCACCTAGAGATGAAAATTATTTGGTGTCAACCTGTTGATCCattgtgggggaggggggcgggggcggaggaGAGGCATATGTGAATTGTAACCAACTCTTTTCAAAAACTGGACTATTTACCTGATCATTCATAACGATCATGGTGCGAGTGAAGAGATCATGATGAGTAATTATGCCAGTAAACCACTGGGTGGCAGAGTCTTGTCTATATACTCTCACTCTGTATCCATTCAAGGAATAAGgaccttaaaaaaaacaaacatcatacATGATTGAGTTCATGGATGAAATGGGAAAGTAATTTGGAACTTGATGTATGAACCTTCTAGTTGCCAAAACTTTACCATAAGCAACTACAAATTTTGATTCCAGTGACAGGAAAAGCTGCCAAAGTCTTAAAACATGCAGAGACTGTTAACTGAATTTATAAATACAATACTAAAATGCCATATTGGTGTAATTTTGGATTAAACtcgttttttaaaatgatatctatatatgtatacagatatcCTTCAGAAAATAGGtaatgattaaataataaaagatatatatcggtatatatttaaatatgtcttAAAAGAGAATGGAGATGAAAATTTCTTCAATTAACAGGTACTAAAATGGTATCAAATACTTGAAAGTTTAATAAGAACTGTGGGGGGATCTGGTGCACCTTATTAATATGATAGTATTATACATTAACaatttacaaaatgctttcacaATTTGCAGATGCTTATTCAATCTTTTGAATCTTATTCAAAAACTCTCAGATATTTCCctgtttataaaaattaagaaagtgaGATTGATaggttaaataaatttttaagtgaaagagctagaactgaatttatttttctgagtcCTAGATTGATGCCTTTTCTTCTACAGTTAAGACATTTAACATATCAATCAATGATTTAATGTTTGACAGTTTAAAAAACATCTATGCTGATATCAGTCTAAAATATAAATCTAACACATCTGTAGAAAGTATTCCATATTACCTGTGAATCAAACACATTCATACCTGTAATCTATTATACAAACTATATATAGTCTTAGAATTTTTAACTACAGAAGAAAAAGactccaaattattttttctgaatgTAATATAGAAATAgcttatagggcctccctggtggcgcagtggttaagagtccgcctgccgatgcaggggatacgggttcgtgccccggtctgggaggatcccatatgccgcggagcggctgggcccgtgagccatggccgctgggcctgcgcatccggagcctgtgttccgcaacgggagaggccacaacagtgagaggcccgcataccgcaaaaagaaaaaaaaaaaaaagaaaaaaaaaaaagaaaagaaatagcttATAGATTAACTCCAAATATGACCAATTTTCAATACCCGTCAGCACACCATCTTAACTGCCTTGTTCTACCACCACACACAATCTGGAGTCAGTCTCACGTAATTCTGCTTAGGATGGAAAGGATTACTGCCTTAATGATTTCACCTCTAAGAAtatgacaaggaaaaaaaagttactttaaaaaaatattagtctggcttcttcaataaataaattgaaaggaagaaaaaaaaagagatagacgGGTCATATCCACTAATCAATCTGTGGACATTTTCTGGATcccagattaaaaataaataaataaaataataatcctgTGAAAAATCAATGAAGACATTTATGAGACAAATGGAAACTTGAACCTGAGTATTCAGTATTTGGTATTAAGGAACTATTAATTTTTCAGCATAATAATGGTATGGTGGCtttgtttaaaaatagaacaCAGCAATGTCTGAAAATtgacagaaataaatgagagtACGGGTGGGGCAGAACCTACCAAGGTTTTATTTTACAGTTGTTGGAACCAGGAGATAGAATATTTCGGTGAACTTCCATGTGCCAATTTCTCTGTATGTTTCAAATTCTCcatattaaaagtttaaaaaatatttagcctAAGGAGAATTTAATAAGTAGATGATCTGCTGCTATAAAAACCCATACAAAGAAAGGCAGCCACAACTGAGATTATCTCTACTCATGCTTAAATTAAATGGCACGGAAGTTGAGGTTCAGATAAACATGGGAATTTAACAAAATTCCTTTTAGAAACATTCAACCAAATATCAATATTCCATGTATCCATGTCATATTGTTGCGGTTTCAGTTCAATTTCACAAAAAGCTTACATTTTCAATATATGATTTTACTGACAGGAAAAGAAATCACTAAGAACCATAAAATCTCACTGGTTTGAAGACAAACCTGTAACTtactaaaaaaaaggaaacaaaactaagACTAGTATTGTGGTCATTGCTGAGGAAGGCAAACTGAATTAGGCCACTTTTATCAGATACCAACAGCATTCTTCAAAGGA from Mesoplodon densirostris isolate mMesDen1 chromosome 1, mMesDen1 primary haplotype, whole genome shotgun sequence includes:
- the JMJD1C gene encoding probable JmjC domain-containing histone demethylation protein 2C isoform X1, which produces MAVEMRPELVGKRFLCLAVGEEAQPERGESGRCWRGWRAGVIRAVSHRDSRNPDLAVYVEFDHLEWDKREWVKVYEDFSTFLVEYHLIWARRNNPSQTQGSKSKQIQWPALTFKPLVEKSIPSSITAVEFLVDKQLDFLTEDSAFQPYQDDIDSLNPVLRDNPQLQEEVKVWVKEQKVQEIFMQGPYSLNGYRVRVYRQDSATQWFTGIITHHDLFTRTMIVMNDQVLEPQNVDPSMVQMTFLDDVVHSLLKGENIGITSRRRSRASQNNNTVHGHYTRAQANSPRPAMNSQAAVPKQNSHQQQRNIRPNKRKGSDSSIPDEEKMKEEKYDYIARGENPKGKNKQVMNKRRKPEEDEKKLNMKRLRTDNVSDFSESSDSENSNKRIINNSSEQKPENELKNKNTSKINGEEGKSQNNEKAGEETLIDSQPPWDQIQEDKKHEETEKQKSVDSQIQEKMIIRSSEQATLSDHNSNDLLLQERNMEKTHTVELLPKEKFVSRPPTPKCVIDITNDTNTEKVAQENSSTFGLQTLQKMDPNICDSKHSVTNTKYLETANQDSDQSWVSDVVKVDLTQSNVRNASSGNENLNMEKEKNQYVSYISSLSAVSVTEDKLHKRSPPPETIKSKLNTSVDAHKTKSNPSPEVVKPKINHSPDSVKSKPTFANSQTAGERRLANKIEHELSRCSFHPVPTRGSTLETTKSPLIIDKNEHFTVYRDPALVGSDTGANHISPFLSQHPFPLHSSSHRTCLNPGTHHPALSPAPHLLAGSSSQTPLPTINTHPLTSGPHHSVHHPHLLPAVLPGVPTASLLGGHPRLETAHASSLSHLALAHQQQQQLLQHQSPHLLGQAHPSASYNQLGLYPIIWQYPNGTHAYSGLGLPSSKWVHPENAVNAESSLRRNSPSPWLHQPTPVTSADGIGLLSHIPVRPSSAEPHRPLKITAHSSPPLTKCLVDHHKEELERKAFIEPLRSVASTSAKNDLDLNRSQTGKDGHLHRHFVDPVLNQLQRPPQETTERLNKYKEEHRRILQESIDVAPFTTKIKGLEGERDNYSRVASSSSSPKSHVIKQDKDVECSVSDLYKMKHSVPQSLPQSNYFTTLSNSVVNEPPRSYPSKEVSNIYTEKQSNTLGAATANPQTLTSFISSLSKPPPLIKHQPESEGLVGKVPEHLPHQIASHSVTTFRNDCRSPTHLTVSSTNTLRSMPALHRAPVFHPPIHHSLERKESSYSSLSPPTLTPVMPVNAGGKVQESQKPPTLIPEPKDTQANFKSSSEQSLTEMWKSNNNLSKEKAEWHVEKSSGKSQAAMASVIVRPPSSAKLDSMPAMQLASKDRVSERSSIGANQTDCFKSAEAGESGRIILPSVNSDSAHIKSEKNYQAVSQGSVPSSVMSAVNTMCNTKTDIFTSAATTTSVSSWGGSEIIYSLSNTILASKSLECTSSKSVSHSVAQTQECRVSTTAPVTPASSKTGSAVQSSSGFSGTTDFIHLKKHKAALAAAQYKSSNVSEAEPNAVKNQTSSASPLLDSTVVCSTINKANSVGNGQASQTSQPNYHTKLKKAWLTRHSEEDKNTNKMENSGNSVSEIIKPCSVNLIASTSNDLQNSVDSKIIVDKFVKDDKVNRRKAKRTYESGSESGDSDESESKSEQRTKRQPKPTYKKKQNDLQKRKGEIEEDLKPNGVLSRSAKEKSKLKLQSNSNSAGIPRSVLKDWRKVKKLKQTGESFLQDDSCCEIGPNLQKCRECRLIRSKKGEEPTHSPVFCRFYYFRRLSFSKNGVVRIDGFSSPDQYDDEALSLWTHENYEDDEVDIETSKYILDIIGDKFCQLVTSEKTALSWVKKDAKIAWKRAVRGVREMCDACEATLFNIHWVCQKCGFVVCLDCYKAKERKSSRDKELYAWMKCVKGQPHDHKHLMPTQIIPGSVLTDLLDAMHTLREKYGIKSHCHCTNKQNIQVGNFSAMNGVSQVLQNVLNHSNKISLCMPESQQQNTPQKPESNGNSSPESDVSTDSKLTPPESQSPLHWLADLAEQKAREEKKENKEFALEKQIKEEREQDNPDSPNSRTSPPVSQNNEQGSTLRDLLTTTAGKLRVGSTDAGIAFAPVYSMGTPSGKSGRTMPNILDDIIASVVENKIPPNKASKINVKPELKEEPKENRKPAMDENNKLYSDIPHSWICEKHILWLKDYKNINNWKLFKECWKHGQPAVVSGVHKKMSISLWKADSISLDFGDHQADLLNCKDSIISNANVKEFWDGFEEVSKRQKTKGGETVVLKLKDCPSGEDFKTMMPARYEDLLKSLPLPEYCNPEGKFNLASHLPGFFVRPDLGPRLCSAYGVASAKDHDIGTTNLHVEVSDVVNILVYVGIAKGNGILSKAGILKKFEEEDLDDILRKRLKDSSEIPGALWHIYAGKDVDKIREFLQKISKEQGLEVLPEHDPIRDQSWYVNKKLRQRLLEEYGVKACTLIQFLGDAIVLPAGALHQVQNFHSCIQVTEDFVSPEHLVQSFHLTQELRLLKEEINYDDKLQVKNILYHAVKEMVRALKIHEDQVEAMEEN